The window CAGCGTTGCGTGCCGTGCAGCCGCCGGCGCTGCGCCAGCAGCTGTTCCAGACGCTCGGCGTGCGCTTTCGCGCCGTGGGGTGGTGGGCGATCGGCGTGCTGGTGGTCACCGGCGTCATCAATCTCTACTACCGCCACTGGCTGCACTGGGACGGCGTGCTGGGCAACGCGGCGTTCTGGGGCACGGGCCCGGGGCGCACGCTGTCGGCCAAGCTGGGCGCGGTGGCGGCGATGCTCGTGGTGAGCTTCGTGCACGATTTCATCATCGGGCCGCGGGCGGGGCGCGCGGCGCCGGGGACGCCGGAGGCGATGCGGCTCAGGCGCCAGGCGGCGTGGCTGGCGCGAGCGAACGCGATCCTCGGGCTGATCGTGGTGATCGCCGCGGTGCGGCTGGCGCGGGGCGGGTAGTTCCGCCCAGCGCGGCGTTCGGCGCCGGCCCGACGCTCAGTAGCCCGTGCGCCGGCGGCTGCGTCTGCCGTCGCGCCGGCCTTTGGTCCCCACCGTTGCCGTGAGATCGGCGAGGCTGCCGTAGATGGTCAGGCGTGGCGGGGTATAGGTCGGCTTGCGGACGCTCTGCTGAGCCGGGTTCCGAGGCTCAGGATCTGGACGGGTTGCGGCCGTAGGTTGGTCCATGGCCGAATATATAGGGACCAATACTGTCGCCGGGATGACCGCAGCGCCGCCAGCCAATGATTCTTGTCACATCATGGGCGACAGCTATCACATTTTCGTCCGCATCCATGAACGCAGCCGCGCCCGCCTCCGAAACCGGAAGCGGGCGCGGCGTGTCACGGGCATTCACGAACGCTTATTGCCGGCAGACGCCGTGCGGATCGGGCTTGGGGTG is drawn from Gemmatimonadaceae bacterium and contains these coding sequences:
- a CDS encoding DUF4149 domain-containing protein; amino-acid sequence: MPALYYLNVTVHVLAAMLWLGGMFFLAVVGAPALRAVQPPALRQQLFQTLGVRFRAVGWWAIGVLVVTGVINLYYRHWLHWDGVLGNAAFWGTGPGRTLSAKLGAVAAMLVVSFVHDFIIGPRAGRAAPGTPEAMRLRRQAAWLARANAILGLIVVIAAVRLARGG